The DNA window TCGTCAAGCTGGGCCTGGCCCAGGTTCCGGAAGGTCGCCGGGTTTTCGGCACCCTGAGCGTGCGGGAGAACTTGCATCTGGGAGCGTTCACGGCCACGGACCAGGCTTTGATCCGCAAAAATCTGGATTGGGTTTACGAAATGTTCCCCATTTTGCACAAGCGCCGAAGTCAACTGGCCGGAACCCTCAGCGGCGGAGAACAGCAAATGCTGGCCATCGGCCGCGGCCTGATGGCCAACCCCAAGATCCTGCTCCTGGACGAGCCCAGTCTGGGCCTGGCCCCGATCCTGGTCAAATCCATCTTCTCCACGGTCAAGGAAATCAACAAGTCCGGCGTAACCATCGTCCTGGTGGAACAAAACGCCCGTCTGGCCCTGAAACTGGCCGACCGGGGCTACGTTCTGGAACTGGGCAAAATCGTGCTCGAAGACTCGGCCAAGAACCTGCTGGCCAACCCGGAAGTCCAGAACGCGTATTTGGGGGGAGTGGGGTAGTTTTCGTGGAGTGGGCTCAGGACGATAAGCCACAAAGGATAAGAACAAGGCGGGAGATGGGGCGGTACACTTTCAGGTTGGGCGGTTCTGATCGCCAAATGCACGATGCGCACGTTTCCGCCACAGTATGGGATTCCGCTTGAGGTGCATGATTGCGCCGACGATTATGGAATCGCCTTCGGCTCTATACAGCACTCCATAAGGAAAACGATTCATCAGGCACCGCTTGGTGCGGGAGGTGAATGCGGGCCAAGCGTCCGGGTGCCGACGGATTCTTTCGAAACACCGCCTGACCTCGGCGGCGAACTCGTAGCCCAGGCCAGGGCACTGCCCATTATAATAGTTGACGGCTTCGGCAAACTCGTCTTCGGCGCAAGCAAGGACGAGCAGTTTCATAGTCGGCTGATCCTGGCCAGCACATCCTCAGCCGGGGAAGCCTCAATCTCACCGGCATCGTAGGCATCAAACCGATCCTCCACCTCATGCCTCCAGGCTGCATCGACGGACCGTTCCTCGGAATGATCAAAACTCAAAAATAGTTTCTCGATCAGCTCGGCACGATCAATCGGTGAGAGGACTGAAGCGCTTTTCAGAATTTGTTGAACGGTGGCTGTCATGGACGTATCTCCATCAATTTGGCATATTTGGCATAATTTGGTCTTGATTTTAGCCAAGATTACCGATTGCCGCAAGCAGGCAAAACCCCTCTACACTTGGCACCGATACAGGATGCTTGTCCCATTTTCAATTCTTCCTGGGAACGCCAGCGCATCCTGGATCTGTTCACGGTCATCGACTGGCTGATGCACTTGCCCGTGGATCTGGACAAGAAGCTTGGCGAGGATATCCAACGAATCGAAGAGGAGCACAAGATGCCGTACGTTACAAGCATTGAGCGGATTGGAATTGAGAAAGGACGAGCAGAGGGACAAGCCCTGATTCTTCAGAAGCAGCTTGGCAAACGATTCGGCAACGTGCCCGGCTGGGCTGAGCAAAAAATCCTGTCCGCACGACCGGAGCAGTTGGAAGACTGGGCCTTGCGGGTGCTGGACGGGAAGTCCGTGGAGGATGTGCTGACGGTCAATGAGGGTGTGGAAGGGTATGGTGGTGAGAGGGACGGAGGGGGCCGGAAAGTATGAAAACAAGCGCGGAGAGCGCAAAAATTTGAGAGACAGGAGTTTAACAGATTGAACGTCATTTTTTTTGAAAACGCAAGTGATTTCGGTGTGTTAAGTCGCCAATTCCTGTAAGACCCCACTGCTCACTCCGTAGC is part of the Desulfonatronum sp. SC1 genome and encodes:
- a CDS encoding ABC transporter ATP-binding protein — translated: MLLRIENLEVKYGNVQVLHGLNLNVAQGEIVTILGANGAGKSTTLMTISGLVKPSGGGIYLEDKPLHKLEAHDIVKLGLAQVPEGRRVFGTLSVRENLHLGAFTATDQALIRKNLDWVYEMFPILHKRRSQLAGTLSGGEQQMLAIGRGLMANPKILLLDEPSLGLAPILVKSIFSTVKEINKSGVTIVLVEQNARLALKLADRGYVLELGKIVLEDSAKNLLANPEVQNAYLGGVG
- a CDS encoding addiction module protein — encoded protein: MTATVQQILKSASVLSPIDRAELIEKLFLSFDHSEERSVDAAWRHEVEDRFDAYDAGEIEASPAEDVLARISRL
- a CDS encoding DUF4351 domain-containing protein, translating into MAPIQDACPIFNSSWERQRILDLFTVIDWLMHLPVDLDKKLGEDIQRIEEEHKMPYVTSIERIGIEKGRAEGQALILQKQLGKRFGNVPGWAEQKILSARPEQLEDWALRVLDGKSVEDVLTVNEGVEGYGGERDGGGRKV
- a CDS encoding type II toxin-antitoxin system RelE/ParE family toxin, which codes for MKLLVLACAEDEFAEAVNYYNGQCPGLGYEFAAEVRRCFERIRRHPDAWPAFTSRTKRCLMNRFPYGVLYRAEGDSIIVGAIMHLKRNPILWRKRAHRAFGDQNRPT